A window of Patagioenas fasciata isolate bPatFas1 chromosome 5, bPatFas1.hap1, whole genome shotgun sequence contains these coding sequences:
- the FSHB gene encoding follitropin subunit beta — MKTLNCYVLLFCWKAICCNSCQLTNITIAVEREECEFCITVNATWCSGYCFTRDPVYKYPPVSSVQQTCTFKEVVYETVKIPGCGDHPESFYSYPVATECHCETCDTDSTDCTVRGLGPSYCSFSQNGSNQ; from the exons ATGAAGACACTTAATTGTTACGTGCTGCTATTTTGCTGGAAAGCAATTTGTTGCaacagctgtcagctcaccaATATTACTATAGCAGTGGAAAGAGAAGAATGTGAATTCTGCATTACGGTGAATGCCACGTGGTGCTCAGGATACTGCTTCACAAGG GATCCAGTATATAAGTATCCACCAGTATCATCCGTTCAACAAACATGTACCTTCAAGGAGGTTGTGTATGAAACAGTGAAGATCCCTGGCTGCGGTGACCACCCCGAATCTTTTTATTCGTACCCGGTAGCTACGGAGTGTCACTGTGAGACCTGCGACACCGACAGCACCGACTGCACCGTGAGGGGCCTGGGGCCGTCCTACTGTTCCTTCAGCCAGAATGGAAGTAACCAATGA